In the Methanoculleus taiwanensis genome, AGAGGACTACACGAAGTACATCGACGAGTACTCGGAACCCTGGTCGTACCTGAAGTTCGCCCGGCTCAAATCAGGCGGTTACTACCGCGTCGGGCCACTGGCGCGGCTCAACATCGTCCGGGAGATGGGAACCGAGCGTGCCGACGAAGCACTCACCGAGTACCGCCGGAAATTCGGTATGCAGAGCCAGACCACCCTGGCCTACAACATCGCCCGGTACATCGAGTTCATTGCATCGTGCGAAAAGGCGGTCGCCTATCTTTCGGATACGGGCATCACCGGGCAGGATATCAGAACGCCTGCAAAGGAGGTCGCATCCAGACGCGGCGTCGGTATCATCGAAGCGCCGCGGGGCACCCTGATCCACGACTACTCCGTGAGCGAGGACGGACTGATCGAGCGGTGCAACCTGATCGTGGCGACATGCCAGAACAACTATGCGATGGACAGGGGGGTTGAAGACATGGCGCGCAGGGTCGTGCAGAACGGCACCCTGACCGAGAGTGCGGCAAACCGGATAGAGATGGTGATCCGTGCGTACGATCCCTGCATCTCGTGCGCAACCCATGCCATCGGAGAGATGCCCATCAGGATAGAGGTTGAAAACGTTAACGAGAGGAGATGAAGAGATGTTAAAACAGATTCTTGGAGAGTTCTTGAAACTCGACGGCGTGACCGCTGCCGTCGTCGCCGGACGGGACGGCTTTGTCATTGAAAGTGTGGTTGCAGGCGATGTGGACATCGAAGCGCTCGGAGCGATGGCGTCGACCGGCATGGGAACATCGGAGGCGATGAGCATGGAACTCGGGCAGGGGGAGATGCACCAGATGCTGGTCGAACTTGAGAACGGCCCGATCCTTCTCTCGCCGCTCTCCGAAGACGAGCTGATCGCTATCGTCGCGAATGCGAACGTCAACGTGGGCAGGATCAGATACGAGCTGAAGAAGAACCGTGACCGGATAACCGCCGCACTGTGAGACCGATGCTGCCTGAAGGGACAACGCTTGGCAAGATGCAGAGCACTCTCGCAAACATCATGACCGTCAGCCCCGGGTTCACCGGAGCACTCACCATCACCGGCCCGGACGGCGGCGGATTTCTCGTCGTCGAAGGGGGGCAGCCCATCGCCGCGAGGTTCGAGGAGGAGGAGCGGGTTTACATTATCAACGGCGAAAAAGCGCTCGATTATCTCTACGGCAGGCCGACGCTCGACTGCACGATGATGGCATACACCCCCGAGGAACTCGACGCGGCATGGGAGTACTGCAGGGATAGCGGCTGCCTTGCCGTCGAAGAGGAACCTGACGGGGAAGAACCCGCCAGTCCCGAACCGATGATGAGCGAAGAGAGGCTGGCACAGATAGGTAAGCAGCCGGGCGTGATTGCCGTCTCGGTATTCCATGAGGGATTTGCGCTCCAGTCCATCGGTAACGCAGACGTCGAACAGGTTGCCGCCGTCGCGGAGGATCTCCTCCGGGCAGGCGTGAAGATCGTCTCGGATATGGAGATGGGCGATTTAAACCAGATGATCCTCGAGTCTCCCGACGGCAAGCTGATCATCGCGCCGTACGGCGATCTCTATATCTGCGTCTTCACCGGGCCCGATGCACACCTCGGACTCATCAGGCTGGCCATCCGGGGCATCCAGGAAGAGACCTGAGTCCGGAACCAACCAGACCCTTTTTCTTCTCGCATGCGGATAATCGAAAGTATGCGATACTATTCCGGCGGCGAAGAGCAGATCCGCTACGCCGACGTGAACCGTGCCGTCGAAGCGGCGTTTGCCGAGGCCGGCAGAGGGAATGTCCGGATGCCGCCGAAGGTCTACGTCGATTTCGATTCCGGGGATCTCCGGACTATGCCCGCCTACCTGCCGGCGCTCGGCATTGCAGGGGTGAAACTCGTC is a window encoding:
- a CDS encoding roadblock/LC7 domain-containing protein; protein product: MLKQILGEFLKLDGVTAAVVAGRDGFVIESVVAGDVDIEALGAMASTGMGTSEAMSMELGQGEMHQMLVELENGPILLSPLSEDELIAIVANANVNVGRIRYELKKNRDRITAAL
- a CDS encoding roadblock/LC7 domain-containing protein, which translates into the protein MLPEGTTLGKMQSTLANIMTVSPGFTGALTITGPDGGGFLVVEGGQPIAARFEEEERVYIINGEKALDYLYGRPTLDCTMMAYTPEELDAAWEYCRDSGCLAVEEEPDGEEPASPEPMMSEERLAQIGKQPGVIAVSVFHEGFALQSIGNADVEQVAAVAEDLLRAGVKIVSDMEMGDLNQMILESPDGKLIIAPYGDLYICVFTGPDAHLGLIRLAIRGIQEET